In Bicyclus anynana chromosome 1, ilBicAnyn1.1, whole genome shotgun sequence, a single window of DNA contains:
- the LOC112044417 gene encoding PE-PGRS family protein PE_PGRS47-like, which translates to MKTVLAFGIILAITNAKGILTRNSGDDARGSYGEIGFGQGNEYEHGKRKSEESFHTYLDQNGNVISKANGKAILRSERHYPKIANNGRIVYTKSNYGSYGGYDSSTVTYGYNENSGNYGGGFDGSGGLDVRFGVGTERPTNFEGYNSNRLNRGNIINTGQVGYRNINNEINGFRRTNNYDRFGHLRGFGGFGGFGGIGGFGGFGGLGFGLSGLPFGGPNGLGHFNNWGSGFQGLKSPSVPISGIPAKPNSGLINQKFDEINGGLDGVDQDGDGDGSVTTIGSNECGSSTCAPKGKYAYASASASAGSYRK; encoded by the exons ATGAAGACGGTGTTGGCTTTTGGGATTATTTTGGCAATAACCAATGCAAAAG GAATTTTGACAAGAAACAGTGGCGATGACGCCAGAGGTAGTTATGGCGAAATCGGCTTCGGTCAAGGAAACGAATATGAGCACGGAAAAAGAAAATCAGAAGAAAGCTTTCATACTTATCTGGATCAGAATGGAAACGTAATATCAAAGGCTAATGGCAAGGCTATTCTACGTAGTGAAAGACATTATCCTAAAATTGCTAATAATGGAAGAATTGTATACACTAAATCAAACTATGGCAGTTACGGTGGTTATGACAGTTCCACAGTGACTTACGGTTATAATGAAAACAGTGGAAATTATGGTGGTGGTTTCGATGGAAGCGGTGGTCTTGATGTGAGATTTGGTGTTGGTACAGAACGACCTACAAACTTTGAGGGCTACAATAGCAATCGACTAAATAGGGGCAACATTATTAACACAGGTCAAGTTGGATATAGAAATattaacaatgaaataaatggttttagaaggacaaataattatgatagaTTTGGACATCTTCGTGGATTTGGTGGATTTGGTGGTTTTGGTGGTATTGGTGGATTCGGTGGTTTTGGCGGTTTAGGTTTTGGTCTTTCTGGCTTACCTTTTGGTGGACCCAATGGCTTAGGACATTTTAATAATTGGGGATCAGGCTTCCAGGGTCTTAAGTCTCCAAGTGTACCAATAAGTGGTATACCAGCCAAACCTAACAGTGGACTAATTAACCAAAAGTTCGACGAAATAAATGGAGGTTTGGATGGAGTAGACCAAGATGGAGATGGTGATGGTTCTGTTACTACCATTGGTTCCAATGAATGTGGATCAAGCACGTGTGCTCCGAAAGGAAAGTATGCATATGCGTCGGCATCCGCCTCTGCTGGAAGTTACAGAAAGTAA
- the LOC112044394 gene encoding uncharacterized protein LOC112044394 produces MKMLFVVIFACAVWEASGYPYPYYGTNMDSISYGSTDINRGGVAMSRYYNPYYSPRAYGGGMAAFMFKPEDQYQPQPQTSQYYLPDRRRQTQPESNYPQQNEVYYPQVPEQTERLPEQPVIQENPAIPAVTEATELVEPTEKTEVETTLKTIVPELSEPESEEIPKPASKKRVTKKKQVKKPVEEEEDESDDYPPKMPSGAFFPMFFGWGGRSSNGAPGGATAIANAYSTGRGGVATSHATAYGPPRPESKRL; encoded by the exons ATGAAGATGCTTTTCGTAGTCATCTTTGCCTGTGCTGTGTGGGAAGCCAGTGGATACCCCTACCCATATTATGGAACCAATATGGATTCGA TTTCCTACGGATCGACCGACATCAACCGCGGAGGCGTTGCAATGAGTCGATACTACAACCCTTACTACAGCCCGCGCGCCTACGGAGGGGGGATGGCTGCCTTCATGTTCAAACCCGAGGATCAGTACCAGCCTCAGCCTCAGACCAGCCAGTACTACCTCCCTGACAGACGCCGTCAAACGCAACCAGAATCAAACTACCCCCAACAAAACGAGGTATACTACCCTCAAGTACCCGAACAAACTGAAAGACTACCCGAACAACCCGTTATACAAGAAAATCCTGCTATACCAGCAGTTACTGAAGCAACGGAATTAGTGGAGCCCACTGAAAAAACTGAAGTTGAAACTACTTTAAAAACCATTGTGCCTGAACTGTCAGAACCGGAGTCAGAAGAAATACCCAAGCCTGCATCAAAGAAACGCGTGACTAAAAAGAAGCAAGTCAAAAAGCCTGTGGAGGAAGAAGAGGATGAGAGTGACGATTATCCACCAAAGATGCCAAGCGGTGCTTTCTTCCCAATGTTCTTTGGCTGGGGTGGAAGATCCAGTAACGGTGCTCCGGGAGGTGCGACCGCTATAGCCAATGCTTACAGCACCGGGCGAGGAGGCGTAGCCACGAGCCATGCTACTGCATACGGACCTCCAAGACCAGAGAGTAAAAGATTGTAA